tggtgggcacctgtaaacccagctacacaggaggctgaggcaggagaatggcatgaacctgggaggcggagcttgcagtgagccgagattacgccactgcactccagcctgggcgacagacttcgtaaaaaaaaaaaaaaaatttttggacaggcacagtggcttactcctgtaattccagcactttgggaggccaaggcaggcggatcacaggtcaggcgtttgagaacagcctgaccaacatggagaaaccccgtctctactaaaaatacaaaaattagctgggcgtggtggcgggcacctgaaatcccagctgatcgggaggcggaggcaggagaattgcttgaacccaggaggcggaggttgcagtgagccgaaatcgtgagatcaagcaccactgcactccagcctgggtgacagagcgagactctgtctcaaaatatatatatatatatatatatatatgtttttaagtatacagtttagtagtgttaagtatattcacattgttatgcaacctatatctagaactttttcatcttgcaaaactgtaactccatacccattaaacaactgcctattccaccccacccccatcagcCCCTGGTAACTATCCTTCTACTTCGCATCTGTGAATTTGAGTACTTTAAATACcccatataaatgtaatcatacagtatttgtctttttgtgactggcttattcacttagcataatggcctcaagatcatccatgttgtagtatgtgtcaccatttccttcctttttacagCTAATATTCAATTtctgtatataccacattttgtttatccattcatccactgaggaacacttgggttgcttctacctcttagctattgtgaataatgctgttatgaaatTGGGTGTACagctttgaaaaatttttaaattatttccatatgTTTGGCTTGCACAACATGAAcataaccaatatttattgagtacttactttATACCAGATTCTGTGCTAAATGTTTCTCACATATAACTTTCACACATTTCTCGTAATGTCCCATTTTATAgtaaaagaaactgaagcacagagtgATTatttgcccatggtcacacacAAAGCCAATAATGTATTAGAACTGGGATGGAGCTGAGGCCCATTTGTGCTCACAACACATCCTGATCTCTGAGAGCAGAATTTATTGTGCTCGTATTTAGTTGTCTCTCTTCATACCCCCTGGTTCAGCAACCAGTGAATACTCAGTGCATGCTCCCTGACTAACCAGAGAAGGAACAATATGAGCGAGAGCCTCTCCTTCTAGCAAAATCATGAATCCTGCTCACACAGGCATGCCAAACTCTCTGACAGCCCCCTTAGCTGAGTGCTGGTACATGCAGAAGGAAAGCAGGAATCCAGCCTGGAACCTGCAGTCCACAACCATCCAGAAGGGCTCCAGGATCTTGCCCCTCTCCCTTCACTCACCCAATGGTTGGTGAAGTTCCCAGTGAGAATGGCAGGAGCAAAGGAGCGGGCAGGATTCATGCCTGCACCAGTATAATACATCTGCAAAAGAGACAGTTGTAACTCAGGCACCCCCCTACTCTACCTCAGCTTCTCTCCCCACAACCCACATTGCCCCTGAGAGATGGCGTCTTGTCTCCAACCAGCAGCAAGTGGAGAGAGACAGCCTGCATGACTCTCCAGGAGTTCCCACAATGGGGTGAGGGCAACTGATGCCCTATCTGGGAACAGACTATGGATCCATAGGCAAAGCCCATGTCTAGCCATGATGCATGCATTTCTACCTTGGGGTCAAGAAGGACTAGAATAGCAGTCCCAAGAGAGGGATAGGGCAGAGTTGATTCCTTTGTGCCAGTACAGAGTGCAATGGATAATGTTCATGTTTGACAGTGAAGTAGACAGGAAGAACCCTTAAAAGTTGGGAAAGGTTTAGGGGCCCCAGAATCCTTGAATGAGAAGCTGCTCTCCTTCCTGCTTACCCCAAAGAGGTGCCCCAGGGCAAGGGAGAAGCCGACGGCCAGGGCCACGGAGCCTAGTTGGCCATTCCGCCTCTCATCGTATGTGGCAAAGATGCAGAGCACGAACTGGAGTGTCAGGAAGATCTCCACTGTGGTTGCCTGGGCCACGCTCACCCCAGGGTGCAACTGcgcaaaggaagaagaagagaggcaGCTCATGAGGGCTGCCACAGTGTTACCTCCTCAAGACTTCCCCGGCAAGGATCTCCTTATGGCATCAGGTTCCTGGAGAGGAAGGATAATACAACCCCCTTCATAATCATTGTATTTGCATCTTAGTATCTCCTAACAATGCTCCTTCATGATGGAAAAGATTGCAGCCACTtacatggatgaggaaactgaggccttgaAAGGTAAAATAAGTATCCTCAGCAACCTGAAAGGAGTTGGAAGGAAAGCTGAAACTCAAACTCAGGTTTCTTAATTATCAGTCCAGGGACCTATGCCTTCCTTAAAGCTCTAAACCACCTGTCGATCCTCTCCACTTtgacacacacatgctcacacatgcacGTATTGTCCCAGACCCCAGGGGAGCTGAATCACCTGCACCAGTCAGGGAGTCAGGGTAACAGAGAGTCAGGACACCAGGTTCCCCATCCCCTCTCAGCCAACCATTACCGTGTTGAGTGCTAGGTTTCCTCGGACGGCAGGCGGGGTAACGCTATACAGCACAGCAGCCCCAGCCACAGCTCCCAGGAGCTGGGCTGCCATATAGCAGAAGGCACGGAGCAGGGACATCTGGGAGCCCACAAGGAAAGCAAAAGTGACTGCAGGATTGACGTGGGCTCCACTGATGTGGCCCACAGACTGCACCAGTGTAGCCAGGGCCAAGCCAAATGCCATAGCCACCTGCAGAACATGCAGGGGTCCAGGAGCCCAACGCAGTGAGGACCCCAGCCCGAAGAAGACATAGAAGAGGGTGGCAAAGAACTCAGCGAATATGGCCCTCCAAAAGGAGGCTGACCGCAGTTCCCACATGGCAGGGGGGATGGGCACAGTGCCTGGGTCCCTGCTACCCCCGTGGCCTTGTCTGGGTGGATGGTCCCCTTTATAGAGGACTCTTAATCCCTGGGAGGGGCAGACTGAGGTAGCTGGCCCAGCCTCTTAACCCCTTCACAGCTGTGGAGGGCTAAGTCCCCTCCCATACATGGTAAAGATGCTGGATTTTCCCTCCTGTCTCAACTGGGAGATGAGCCAAGAGAGCCATGGCAGTGAGGGTGGGATTGGGGTCACAGCAGGAGAAACTATGAGAAGTGGGGGTGAAGACAGTGGGA
This sequence is a window from Theropithecus gelada isolate Dixy chromosome 11, Tgel_1.0, whole genome shotgun sequence. Protein-coding genes within it:
- the MIP gene encoding lens fiber major intrinsic protein; the protein is MWELRSASFWRAIFAEFFATLFYVFFGLGSSLRWAPGPLHVLQVAMAFGLALATLVQSVGHISGAHVNPAVTFAFLVGSQMSLLRAFCYMAAQLLGAVAGAAVLYSVTPPAVRGNLALNTLHPGVSVAQATTVEIFLTLQFVLCIFATYDERRNGQLGSVALAVGFSLALGHLFGMYYTGAGMNPARSFAPAILTGNFTNHWVYWVGPIIGGGLGSLLYDFLLFPRLKSISERLSVLRGVKPEDSNGQPEVTGEPVELNTQAL